The nucleotide sequence CATCCCGAACCCGGAGCCCATCCCGACGCCTCCGTCTTGCCTGGCCGCCGCGGCGGACGACGCGCCGTACCCGTAGGGAGCGGGGCCGTAGCCGTACGACGCCCCCGCGTACCCGTATGGGGGGTTGTAGCCGTACGGAGGCACGGCGTGCTGCTGGTGGTGGTACGGCGGGTACGCGGTCACCGCGTCGGCGCCGGCCTTGGCCGCCGCGTTCGTCTGCATGTACTGCGcgtcgcccggcgccgccgccgtcggcgcAGGCGCGTCGGAGAGGCTGTAGGAGATGTGGAGCACGCCGCGCTTCCGCCCGCTCATGGGGCTGCGCACCTGGTAGCTGAGGTGCCGGTGCTCGCCGGCGGGTGGCGCGACGGCGACGAGGTCCTGCACCGGCACCACCACCTCGCCGACGTCGCGGTCGCCGAAGGAGCGCTCGGCGCGGAGGAGCACGTGCAGCGCCAGCCCCcgcgggtcggcggcggccgggATGGGGAACCGCAGCGGCGCGTGCCACATGGGGTTCCGGCCGCCGTGCCGGTCCGAGTGCGTCCTGTGCGTCGGCGTCCTCGGGTCGCCGCCGGAGATGGACACCACCGCGTACACGCGCATCTTGGAGAACACCGTCACCTTCTTCAGGTCCTTGGCCGAGATCAGCGTCACCTCCAGCACCCGGTACGCCATGATCGCGCCGCGCGCTCGCAGGAGCCCGTTGTGATCACTCTGTCGATATTTCGGTTGTGTGATCGGGAGACGATGATTTGTGGAAGACGATGGACGTATGGAGGAGCAAGCTAAGAATGATTCTCAACGGTAAGTAGATCTTGGAGGCTACGAATGATCCAAGGGAGATGGCTAGTGACGGTTCGGGTCGTAGGGTTGCAATGTTTGGCCTGGTGGTTAGTTTAGTGGGTAATTTTGATCAAAAGTTTTAGGGTCTTTTTGCTGGAAGACCTAATAATAGCATGGGTTGTGTTAATTTAAGCTTTTGCTAATTGTGTGGTGACCCGTTCATGTCGGTAGCTTAACAACATTGGTGTTTTTGGTCCAAGTTTTTTTATGGAACGCCATCATGGCTACCTTATTGATCTCAAATTAACACTTAGAGAgttaaaattaaaaataaaatcagGATGCCCATCCATCCAATTACAAGAAAGCTTACTCTCA is from Triticum aestivum cultivar Chinese Spring chromosome 1B, IWGSC CS RefSeq v2.1, whole genome shotgun sequence and encodes:
- the LOC123088405 gene encoding protein SRC2; translation: MAYRVLEVTLISAKDLKKVTVFSKMRVYAVVSISGGDPRTPTHRTHSDRHGGRNPMWHAPLRFPIPAAADPRGLALHVLLRAERSFGDRDVGEVVVPVQDLVAVAPPAGEHRHLSYQVRSPMSGRKRGVLHISYSLSDAPAPTAAAPGDAQYMQTNAAAKAGADAVTAYPPYHHQQHAVPPYGYNPPYGYAGASYGYGPAPYGYGASSAAAARQDGGVGMGSGFGMGLLGAAVGGMMMGLGEGVGEIIADSEMSLDGCF